The window TTTGTCGTCGTATCGGTTCTCAAGAAAATCAATGATGGAACCATAGCCTCGAGAATTAATTCGTTTTTGGAATAGCGGAGCCAAAAACAGCCAAGAACATGCGCAGAATACCGTTTCGCCAAAGACTACCCAAAAAGCCTTGAGGCCAATTGAATATGCCAGACCCGTGAGACCCACTATAAGCCACGCGCTCTCCCCCGCTGCGCGTTCTGTCAGCGCGACAGCGACGCCCGATTCATTTCTTGTCCCTATGAAAAACTCCTCGTCGCTTGTGTTTCTGGTTTTTGCCGCTATAAAGAACATGACGGCAAGGTAAAGGAGAATAACCGCTATGCCCATAGGTTCACAATTCCTTGTACAGAATGATTCCGGAGAAATCTTTCACTGTTCCGTACTTACTGAACTTCACATCAGCGATTATCCGGTAATTATGTTTTTTGAAAAAAGCCGTAGAGCGAAGATTATCAACAGGGGCCGTCATTATCAATACGACAATTAATTGTCCGTTCCTATCTTCCTCATATTTTTTTAGCAACGCTTCCGCGACTCCATGTCCATGTGCCTCAAAACGAACGCCTATTTGGTCCAGATAATCATACTGTCCAGACATTGCGGATGAAATGAGTTCTTTGTCATTCGTTCTCCATCCAATAGCGGTATCGGGGGCATTAAGTTTGTTTGCAAAATCCTGACCGTTTGTGGAAAGGAGATACCCATTATAAGACTGCATATCCTTCTCGACCGCATATAGCATGCCGCCGTGATTCAAATCCGATTCCAATTGTTCAATTGTGTGTCCGGATATTAGCAACCCCTTTGGCGCAATATTCTCGCCCTTTTTTACAATTTCGTTGAAAATTGCCAATGAACTTTGCACATCTACAACCTTCTGTAAATCGGTTTTCCTATATCCGCAACCAGCGAGCTTCACCACAACCATTGAACATCGCCTCCTTTTCGCATTCCCGCTCATCAGCGGCAGCGAAAAATTGTAGCATTTCACTGTCTACAAATTCCGGAGTTTGAATTCAGCCAGCGTTAAAATTTCGGCTTGGCTTACACGACTCGGTTTTCATTTATGTAAGTATGGTGTGGCACGTGACCTTGCCCGTATTCTCATTCCTGCGGGAATTGCATTTGAAATATGCGCGCAACAGTTTTGCCGTCAGTTCGGTTTTGCCGCCGATGTGCCAGTCCATGTTCTTTTCCGGGATGACGGCGGATTTGTAGTCGTAGATGCTGAATTCCAGCCCGTTGATTTTGCCGACCCATTCAATCTTGCTTTTGCCGCTTGGGAATGCGAACGGGCGGGGCTTGCCGAATACGCGGACCAGTTCGGCGTATGTCGTGCCGTCGGGCATGTAGCCGACGAGGCTTATGCCGGTTTCGGGGCCTTGGCCCATTCTGATTTCCACGTTTACGGATAATCGGATTTTCATGGCGTCTCCGTTAAAATTCCGCGTGTGTGATTTTGCCGGTTTCGGCGTCTCGGACGGTGTAATAGCGTTTGCTGTTTCGCCAGTTGCCATCGGTGAATTGTTCCTCTATCGTGATGCTCCATTTCGCCTTCGGCAGGGTTTTGCGGACGATTTCCAGCTTTTGGAGCGCGGCGGGGATATAGTCCTCCGTCGTGCCGGTCAGGGCGACGTCTTCCACGTACATCTCCGAGCCGTTTTGCCTGAGGCTCAGATAGCGCGACTTCAGTGTTTTGCCGGTCATATCGCCTCCTGTACTTTTATCTGCGCGATTGTTTTGCCGTTGTGCCGGATTATAAACCGTATGCGGCTTTTGGCGTTGCGGACTTCGGGGCGGCGGACTTGCGCCTCGGCAAATGCCCGTGCTTCGTCCGCCGTGTCAAACTTGCCGATTGTGCGGTGTATCGTGCAGCGAAACCTCGTCCCCGCCAGCGTTGTTGATACCGCCGCCACGTAGTATTTCGCCTGTTTGCCCGTCGTGGTTCTCGTCGTCATATCGTTTCCCTCCTCACCTGAAGGGTACAAGGACTTCTGCCGAACATCAAGGCCTTTTTGACGCCATTTCCCATCTGAGAAACAGGCGAAGGAAAGTCTTGATTTCCGCGCGAAGTAGCTGTACCTTCAGTGGTGACGGGAAGCAAAATTCCGAAACGGGAGGCAACATTATGAAAGCGCGCGACGCGAAAATTGGCGAGAAATACCTCTCCAAAACGGGCGCGACAGTGACAATGACTGGCGAGAAAGATGGCAAAATTGTGATGAAGCTGGCCAGCGGAATTGTGTTTCGCTGCGGGCCGGATTACGAACTGAAGCCGATAAAAAGCAGTGCCGGTGCGGTCCATAAACCCGAACCTACCGAGCCGAAGTCTAAAATTGAGAAGTCCACGCCGAGACAAAAACCCGCTGTCAGCGGGGCGTGCATGTCGTTGGCGTCCATCATAGACCCGTTCCTGCTCAGCGGCGGGCATACTGTGCGCGATATCGCCATAGAACTGTCCAACAAGGCGGGCGATGCCGCGCAGGGCAAAAACCTTGAGGCCAACGTGCGCGCGAGGATGGTTACGTACGCCCGCAAAGGCTGGCGCGTCGTCAAGGACGAGAGCAAGCGCGTAAAAATCGTCCAATCGAAGGGATAATTTCATGGAGTCTTGTGAATATGCCTAGCGACGACGTGATGGCACGGTGCCAGCGACAGTTCCCCACGCTGGGCTGACGTCCGACTCCATCTTTGCCATCGCTACTGCGGGCTTTTGTATAATCGGAAAAAGTGGCACGCCGTAAAGGAGGCAGACAATGCCGGACAAGGAAATTCTGGTGGTTTACTACTCGCGCACTGGCTATACCAAAAAAGTCGCGCAGGATTTGTCGCAGCGGCTTGGCGCGGATACCGAGGAAATACGGGATTTGAGCGACCGCTCCGGATTCATTGGCTATCTGAAAGCTGTGCGCGCCGCAATGAAGGAGATTCCTGCGGAAAATGCCCCGGCCTCGGCCAAACCCGGAAATTACAAGCTGCTTGTAATCGGCACGCCGGTTTGGGCCTGGAACATGACTCCCGCAGTGCGCGCATATCTTGAGATGAATACGGGAAAACTGCCGAAAGTCGCTTTTTTCACCACTTTCGGCGGCAGCGGGCATGAGAAAACCGTGCGGCTGATGGAAGGGCTTTCCGGCAAAAAGGCCGAGGCTTCCGCCGGGTTCAGGCAGCGGCAAATCGGCAAATCTCCGGCATACGAGGCGCAACTGGACACTTTTGTAAAAACGCTTATCGGAACCACTGCTGCTAACTAATGGTCTGGAAACCCGAGTAGAAAATTTGGCATAAACGTGCCTGAAGTAATCTTCGCTCATGGCAAAAACAATCGCCAGCGGGAATGCGCTTGATATCATCCTTACTCCCGCTGGACATCTCAGGGTGGAATCCGCGGAAGCGGCAATATCCGTCCGCTGCCCGCT of the Elusimicrobiales bacterium genome contains:
- a CDS encoding flavodoxin codes for the protein MPDKEILVVYYSRTGYTKKVAQDLSQRLGADTEEIRDLSDRSGFIGYLKAVRAAMKEIPAENAPASAKPGNYKLLVIGTPVWAWNMTPAVRAYLEMNTGKLPKVAFFTTFGGSGHEKTVRLMEGLSGKKAEASAGFRQRQIGKSPAYEAQLDTFVKTLIGTTAAN